The Falco peregrinus isolate bFalPer1 chromosome 1, bFalPer1.pri, whole genome shotgun sequence genome has a window encoding:
- the SUPV3L1 gene encoding ATP-dependent RNA helicase SUPV3L1, mitochondrial isoform X2, whose amino-acid sequence MLDCMDDLRKISDLRLPPNWYPDARAIQRKIIFHAGPTNSGKTYHAIQRFLSAKSAIYCGPLKLLAHEIFQKSNDANVPCDLVTGEERVYANEDARQAPHIACTIEMCSTNTPYEVAVIDEIQMIRDPARGWAWTRALLGLCAEEIHVCGEAAAIDLVTELMYTTGEEVEVRNYKRLTPLTVLDYALESLDNLRPGDCIVCFSKNDIYSISRQIEARGLECAVIYGSLPPGTKLEQAKKFNDPDDPCKILVATDAIGMGLNLCIRRIIFNSIVKPTINEKGEKEIDSITTSQALQIAGRAGRYGSSFKQGEVTTMHRDDLVQLKEILNEPVRPVKAAGLHPTPEQIEMFAYHLPDATLSNLIDIFVSLSQVDGLYFVCNIDDFKFLADMIQHIPLNLRSRYVFCTAPLNRKEPFVCTMLLKFARQFSRNEPLTFDWLCRHTRWPLAAPKNIKELVHLEAVHDVFDLYLWLSYRFMDMFPDAVLVREVQKKLDDIIQVGVCNITKLIRASQSAAAPGTADVASEDFPLSRTKRNTRAISDHHGAKSTEAHSVAVEVPGERSAKNLKAYQSATRQEDLKSYGHGSLANRLLREGLLTQEMLRQLESEWQDQHRNGRYGLRSKRGDQNSSKEMGKKKK is encoded by the exons ATGCTGGACTGTATGGATGATCTGCGCAAGATTAGTGATTTAAGATTGCCACCCAACTG GTATCCAGATGCCAGGGCTATTCAGCGAAAGATAATATTCCATGCTGGTCCTACAAACAGTGGAAAAACTTACCATGCTATCCAGAGATTTTTGTCAGCAAAATCTGCAATATACTGTGGTCCACTAAAACTGCTGGCTCATGAGATCTTCCAAAAGAGTAATGATGCT AATGTGCCATGTGACTTGGTGACAGGAGAAGAGCGTGTGTATGCCAATGAAGATGCCAGACAAGCTCCTCATATTGCTTGTACCATTGAAATGTGCAGCACTAATACGCCTT atgaGGTTGCTGTGATTGATGAAATTCAGATGATCAGAGATCCTGCCAGAGGGTGGGCTTGGACAAGAGCCCTTCTAG GACTGTGTGCAGAAGAAATCCACGTTTGTGGGGAAGCTGCTGCTATTGACTTGGTGACAGAGCTCATGTACACGACAGGGGAAGAAGTTGAA GTCCGAAACTACAAGAGACTGACTCCTCTTACTGTCCTGGATTATGCCTTAGAATCTTTAGATAACCTCCGTCCTGGGGACTGCATTGTCTGTTTCAGTAAGAATGACATTTATTCTATCAGTCGACAGATTGAAGCCAGAGGATTAGAATGTGCTGTCATATATGGTAGTCTGCCACCAG GAACAAAACTTGAACAGGCAAAGAAATTCAATGATCCTGATGATCCATGCAAAATTTTAGTTGCTACAGATGCAATTGGAATGGGACTCAATTT gtgtataagaagaataatttttaactcTATAGTAAAGCCAACTATCAatgagaagggagaaaaggaaatagaCTCCATTACAACTTCTCAGGCTCTACAAAttgctgggagagctgggcgTTACGGCTCATCCTTCAAACAAGGAGAAGTCACTACAATGCATCGTGATGACCTTGTGCAGCTGAAGGAAATTTTGAATGAGCCTGTGCGCCCTGTGAAG GCAGCTGGCCTACATCCTACTCCTGAGCAGATAGAAATGTTTGCTTACCACCTCCCTGATGCCACTCTATCCAATCTAATT GATATTTTTGTGAGTCTCTCACAAGTCGATGGGCTTTATTTTGTCTGCAATATTGATGACTTTAAATTTCTAGCAGATATGATTCAGCACATTCCACTAAACTTGCGATCACGATATGTCTTCTGCACTGCACCCTTGAACAGAAAAGAGCCTTTTGTGTGTACCATGTTGTTGAAG tttgcaagACAGTTCAGTAGAAATGAGCCTCTGACGTTTGACTGGCTCTGTCGGCACACCAGGTGGCCATTAGCTGCTCCAAAGAACATCAAAGAACTTGTACACCTTGAAGCTGTTCATGATGTTTTTGACCTCTATCTGTGGTTAAG TTACCGCTTCATGGATATGTTCCCTGATGCTGTCCTTGTAAGGGAAGTTCAGAAAAAACTAGATGACATTATACAAGTTGGTGTCTGCAACATCACAAAGCTGATCCGAGCATCACAATCTGCCGCTGCTCCTGGCACAGCAGACGTTGCGTCAGAAGACTTTCCCCTTTCAAGGACTAAGAGGAATACCAGGGCGATTTCAGACCATCATGGTGCAAAATCCACAGAGGCACACTCTGTTGCAGTGGAGGTTCCAGGAGAAAGAAGTGCAAAGAACTTGAAAGCCTATCAGTCTGCTACAAGGCAGGAGGATCTGAAAAGCTATGGACATGGATCTCTTGCCAACAGATTGCTGCGTGAAGGACTTCTAACACAAGAAATGCTAAGACAGCTGGAGAGTGAGTGGCAGGATCAGCACAGGAATGGTAGATATGGCCTTCGTTCAAAAAGAGGTGATCAGAATAGTTCaaaggaaatggggaaaaagaaaaaatag
- the SUPV3L1 gene encoding ATP-dependent RNA helicase SUPV3L1, mitochondrial isoform X3: MRSSKRVMMLSNVPCDLVTGEERVYANEDARQAPHIACTIEMCSTNTPYEVAVIDEIQMIRDPARGWAWTRALLGLCAEEIHVCGEAAAIDLVTELMYTTGEEVEVRNYKRLTPLTVLDYALESLDNLRPGDCIVCFSKNDIYSISRQIEARGLECAVIYGSLPPGTKLEQAKKFNDPDDPCKILVATDAIGMGLNLCIRRIIFNSIVKPTINEKGEKEIDSITTSQALQIAGRAGRYGSSFKQGEVTTMHRDDLVQLKEILNEPVRPVKAAGLHPTPEQIEMFAYHLPDATLSNLIDIFVSLSQVDGLYFVCNIDDFKFLADMIQHIPLNLRSRYVFCTAPLNRKEPFVCTMLLKFARQFSRNEPLTFDWLCRHTRWPLAAPKNIKELVHLEAVHDVFDLYLWLSYRFMDMFPDAVLVREVQKKLDDIIQVGVCNITKLIRASQSAAAPGTADVASEDFPLSRTKRNTRAISDHHGAKSTEAHSVAVEVPGERSAKNLKAYQSATRQEDLKSYGHGSLANRLLREGLLTQEMLRQLESEWQDQHRNGRYGLRSKRGDQNSSKEMGKKKK; this comes from the exons ATGAGATCTTCCAAAAGAGTAATGATGCTGTCA AATGTGCCATGTGACTTGGTGACAGGAGAAGAGCGTGTGTATGCCAATGAAGATGCCAGACAAGCTCCTCATATTGCTTGTACCATTGAAATGTGCAGCACTAATACGCCTT atgaGGTTGCTGTGATTGATGAAATTCAGATGATCAGAGATCCTGCCAGAGGGTGGGCTTGGACAAGAGCCCTTCTAG GACTGTGTGCAGAAGAAATCCACGTTTGTGGGGAAGCTGCTGCTATTGACTTGGTGACAGAGCTCATGTACACGACAGGGGAAGAAGTTGAA GTCCGAAACTACAAGAGACTGACTCCTCTTACTGTCCTGGATTATGCCTTAGAATCTTTAGATAACCTCCGTCCTGGGGACTGCATTGTCTGTTTCAGTAAGAATGACATTTATTCTATCAGTCGACAGATTGAAGCCAGAGGATTAGAATGTGCTGTCATATATGGTAGTCTGCCACCAG GAACAAAACTTGAACAGGCAAAGAAATTCAATGATCCTGATGATCCATGCAAAATTTTAGTTGCTACAGATGCAATTGGAATGGGACTCAATTT gtgtataagaagaataatttttaactcTATAGTAAAGCCAACTATCAatgagaagggagaaaaggaaatagaCTCCATTACAACTTCTCAGGCTCTACAAAttgctgggagagctgggcgTTACGGCTCATCCTTCAAACAAGGAGAAGTCACTACAATGCATCGTGATGACCTTGTGCAGCTGAAGGAAATTTTGAATGAGCCTGTGCGCCCTGTGAAG GCAGCTGGCCTACATCCTACTCCTGAGCAGATAGAAATGTTTGCTTACCACCTCCCTGATGCCACTCTATCCAATCTAATT GATATTTTTGTGAGTCTCTCACAAGTCGATGGGCTTTATTTTGTCTGCAATATTGATGACTTTAAATTTCTAGCAGATATGATTCAGCACATTCCACTAAACTTGCGATCACGATATGTCTTCTGCACTGCACCCTTGAACAGAAAAGAGCCTTTTGTGTGTACCATGTTGTTGAAG tttgcaagACAGTTCAGTAGAAATGAGCCTCTGACGTTTGACTGGCTCTGTCGGCACACCAGGTGGCCATTAGCTGCTCCAAAGAACATCAAAGAACTTGTACACCTTGAAGCTGTTCATGATGTTTTTGACCTCTATCTGTGGTTAAG TTACCGCTTCATGGATATGTTCCCTGATGCTGTCCTTGTAAGGGAAGTTCAGAAAAAACTAGATGACATTATACAAGTTGGTGTCTGCAACATCACAAAGCTGATCCGAGCATCACAATCTGCCGCTGCTCCTGGCACAGCAGACGTTGCGTCAGAAGACTTTCCCCTTTCAAGGACTAAGAGGAATACCAGGGCGATTTCAGACCATCATGGTGCAAAATCCACAGAGGCACACTCTGTTGCAGTGGAGGTTCCAGGAGAAAGAAGTGCAAAGAACTTGAAAGCCTATCAGTCTGCTACAAGGCAGGAGGATCTGAAAAGCTATGGACATGGATCTCTTGCCAACAGATTGCTGCGTGAAGGACTTCTAACACAAGAAATGCTAAGACAGCTGGAGAGTGAGTGGCAGGATCAGCACAGGAATGGTAGATATGGCCTTCGTTCAAAAAGAGGTGATCAGAATAGTTCaaaggaaatggggaaaaagaaaaaatag